A portion of the Sphingobacterium spiritivorum genome contains these proteins:
- a CDS encoding BlaI/MecI/CopY family transcriptional regulator gives MNSNNIETSLSKKEEELMDFIWQSGKPFLKDIIECYPDPKPATTTIATLLKRLQDKGVIDYEMFGNSRRYFPLIKKDAYFSNQMSGMIKQFFNDSALQFASFFTTSSNLSDKELESLRKIVDQELKKRKDD, from the coding sequence ATGAATTCTAATAACATAGAGACGAGTTTATCCAAAAAGGAAGAAGAGTTGATGGATTTTATCTGGCAATCGGGAAAACCATTTCTGAAAGATATCATCGAATGTTATCCTGACCCTAAGCCAGCTACGACAACGATTGCAACGTTGCTGAAGCGTTTGCAGGACAAGGGAGTGATTGATTATGAGATGTTTGGCAATTCGAGGAGATATTTTCCGTTAATTAAAAAGGATGCATATTTTTCAAATCAGATGAGCGGAATGATTAAGCAGTTTTTCAATGATTCAGCACTTCAGTTTGCCTCTTTTTTTACGACTTCATCCAACCTTAGTGATAAAGAGCTGGAAAGCTTAAGAAAAATAGT
- a CDS encoding DUF695 domain-containing protein: MSFLKNIFGNKKETVKTYQEFWRWFQANEQTFHNIIKSGKNPEKDFFDKLSHKLGEIKDGFYFLAGMLNDNTAELVFTPDGIIQNIVFVEELVNEAPTIPHWKFTALKPAVDIENLGIKMGGYEFNSENLSFYAIDHASYPDEVDIVIIHNNYNEKDKSILINGTFIFLDNYLGELNAVTTIDNAIVISKERAEKEPIPITKLKDYLIWREKEFVEKYSGIRYNTENDSYASLEAELNNGLPLIAIVNSTLLQWNSKASHPWILTIEINYKGSNNNGMPDKSTYELLNQFEDQVISELKDSDGYLNIGRQTADNSREIYFACHDFRKPSKVLHEQSKKYSNKLDIKYNIYKDKYWQSFERFIPNR, encoded by the coding sequence ATGAGTTTTCTTAAAAACATATTCGGCAACAAAAAAGAAACCGTTAAAACCTATCAAGAGTTTTGGAGGTGGTTTCAGGCGAACGAGCAGACATTTCATAACATTATCAAAAGCGGTAAAAATCCAGAAAAAGATTTTTTCGACAAATTATCACATAAGCTTGGCGAAATTAAAGATGGTTTTTACTTTTTAGCGGGAATGCTTAACGATAATACAGCAGAATTGGTGTTTACCCCGGACGGAATAATACAAAACATTGTATTCGTTGAAGAACTTGTAAATGAGGCACCAACAATACCTCATTGGAAATTTACCGCACTAAAACCTGCTGTTGATATTGAAAACCTGGGTATAAAAATGGGTGGCTATGAATTTAACAGTGAAAACCTTTCGTTTTACGCTATTGACCATGCAAGTTATCCTGATGAGGTTGACATTGTAATCATTCACAACAATTACAATGAAAAAGACAAATCAATCCTTATAAATGGAACATTTATTTTCCTTGATAACTATCTCGGAGAATTAAATGCAGTCACCACAATAGACAATGCCATAGTAATTTCTAAAGAACGGGCAGAAAAAGAACCTATTCCTATTACCAAACTGAAAGACTACCTGATTTGGAGAGAAAAAGAATTTGTTGAAAAATATAGCGGAATTCGCTACAATACCGAAAACGACAGTTATGCCAGTCTGGAAGCTGAACTTAATAACGGATTACCTTTGATAGCGATTGTCAATTCGACCTTACTGCAGTGGAACAGTAAAGCATCACATCCATGGATTTTGACAATTGAAATTAATTACAAAGGCAGTAACAATAACGGCATGCCAGATAAAAGCACTTATGAACTGCTCAACCAATTTGAAGATCAGGTAATATCAGAACTAAAAGATAGTGACGGTTACCTGAATATCGGCAGGCAAACGGCTGACAATTCAAGAGAAATTTACTTTGCCTGTCATGATTTCAGAAAACCTTCCAAAGTATTGCACGAACAGTCAAAAAAATACTCAAATAAGTTGGATATAAAATATAACATCTATAAAGACAAATACTGGCAATCTTTTGAACGCTTTATACCGAACAGATAG
- a CDS encoding DUF5367 domain-containing protein — MTSLQKRSFITVLGIGFLIWLLATIAFRIAGQFFFITESTTILTILYIIVVPVLGLITVLTCKRFRLTGFENIVAGVLLVLPGMFIDTFVIQFFDHIFPNMPASRAATFGSWLMWAYTIVLITSLIRGLKQQSQSHR, encoded by the coding sequence ATGACATCTCTGCAAAAACGCTCTTTCATCACTGTACTCGGAATAGGATTTCTAATCTGGCTACTTGCAACTATTGCCTTCAGAATAGCCGGGCAATTCTTTTTTATTACTGAATCCACGACAATACTTACCATTTTATATATTATAGTAGTACCAGTATTGGGATTGATCACTGTGCTTACCTGTAAAAGATTCCGATTAACAGGATTTGAAAACATAGTTGCAGGAGTACTTTTAGTATTGCCCGGAATGTTTATAGACACTTTTGTAATTCAATTTTTTGATCATATATTTCCCAATATGCCAGCCAGCAGAGCGGCGACATTTGGTTCCTGGCTGATGTGGGCCTATACTATTGTCCTAATCACTTCATTAATCAGAGGATTGAAACAACAATCACAATCACATCGTTAA
- a CDS encoding YciI family protein — MKKFLLLLHEDVQKISELSSTEMQELANSHMSWANKLAEAGHLISGDGLHEKGILIIGKDCVIKDGPYLESKEIIGGYYLLQASDLQTVVDLAKECPTHLYGGTTEIRPVMEMEDYEE; from the coding sequence ATGAAAAAATTCTTATTACTACTTCACGAAGATGTTCAAAAAATCAGTGAGTTATCGTCAACAGAAATGCAGGAATTAGCTAATTCTCATATGAGTTGGGCAAATAAACTGGCTGAAGCAGGACATTTAATTTCCGGTGACGGATTACATGAAAAAGGTATTCTGATTATCGGAAAAGATTGTGTAATAAAAGACGGGCCTTATCTGGAATCCAAAGAGATTATTGGAGGATACTATCTTTTGCAGGCATCCGATCTACAAACGGTTGTGGACTTAGCCAAAGAGTGTCCTACACATCTGTATGGCGGAACTACTGAAATAAGACCTGTCATGGAAATGGAAGATTATGAAGAATAA
- a CDS encoding DUF6596 domain-containing protein yields MKNNLLPEEETNYRALYGKLFSGLLYQFGTGYVTEIEDAIQNSFLKSMKIWEQNNVLKNKENWFFIVARNDVLNQIRNQQKANNIPSVGNSEEDTATGNEKDLRLQTIIFIASLKSVSNQTKILFILKNIFGLSTAEISDSTLINQDAIYKSINRTKKMLQLEFHNRTIDINSVSAEQQTIPVIEEILYGVFNIGFDSFNEKTANIVNEDLCIEAFSLTKLLLNQYQYDSTSNLLALFCFHIARIPARIDNQKFISFFNQNRNKWNKQLIDSGFHYLRKPNAIHRIYLEAVIISKYMSTYPLTSNDWTDIAKLYETILQVSQSPIVKLNYCFCLSRSGKTKEALILLSEIKKQLPDEHIYFALVKAKLLKETEPEEANDLLTSLLHKINQKIRKEYLLENELIPL; encoded by the coding sequence ATGAAGAATAATTTACTCCCCGAGGAAGAAACGAATTACAGAGCACTATATGGGAAACTGTTCTCTGGATTGTTATATCAATTTGGCACCGGTTACGTTACTGAAATTGAGGACGCGATTCAGAATTCATTTTTGAAATCCATGAAGATATGGGAGCAAAATAATGTGCTCAAGAATAAAGAGAACTGGTTTTTTATTGTAGCCCGAAATGATGTCCTGAATCAGATTAGGAACCAACAGAAAGCGAACAATATTCCTTCTGTGGGAAATAGTGAAGAAGATACAGCAACCGGAAATGAAAAAGATCTGCGCCTCCAAACGATAATCTTTATTGCGTCATTGAAAAGTGTATCAAACCAGACCAAAATACTTTTTATACTTAAAAATATTTTTGGTTTGAGCACAGCTGAAATAAGCGACAGTACATTGATCAATCAGGATGCCATTTATAAAAGTATCAACCGGACAAAAAAAATGCTTCAACTGGAATTCCATAACCGGACAATTGACATAAACTCTGTTTCAGCAGAGCAACAGACCATTCCGGTTATAGAAGAAATTCTTTATGGAGTCTTCAATATTGGTTTTGATTCTTTTAATGAAAAAACAGCCAATATAGTGAATGAAGACTTATGTATAGAAGCATTTTCGCTGACTAAATTGTTACTGAATCAGTATCAGTATGATTCAACCAGCAATTTATTAGCTTTATTTTGTTTTCATATTGCGCGCATACCTGCACGCATAGATAATCAAAAGTTTATTTCTTTTTTTAACCAGAACCGTAACAAATGGAATAAGCAATTAATAGACTCCGGTTTCCATTATCTCAGAAAACCAAACGCTATCCACCGGATTTATCTTGAGGCTGTCATTATCAGCAAGTATATGTCAACATATCCCTTAACCTCAAATGACTGGACAGATATTGCCAAATTGTACGAAACAATACTTCAGGTATCGCAATCACCTATTGTAAAACTAAATTATTGCTTTTGTTTAAGCCGCAGCGGAAAAACGAAGGAAGCTCTTATTCTTCTTTCTGAAATTAAAAAGCAATTACCGGACGAACATATCTATTTTGCTTTGGTAAAAGCTAAATTACTGAAGGAAACGGAACCTGAGGAGGCTAATGATCTGTTAACTTCCCTTTTGCATAAAATCAACCAAAAAATCAGAAAAGAATACCTTTTAGAAAACGAACTCATTCCGTTATAA
- a CDS encoding DUF6265 family protein, whose translation MKISLKYLAIMLSVFVFTMCISKQNSPAKAPDFDWISGNWQRINEEKGKTTLESWEKLNDSAYHGIGFTLRDKDTISQEQMQLIKTNGNWSLLVKAPEEKEFTKFRVSDIGTDSFTCKNDSLSFPKQIKYWKNGENLHALVSGDSLILSFEFERL comes from the coding sequence ATGAAAATTTCATTGAAATATTTAGCTATTATGCTTTCGGTCTTTGTTTTTACAATGTGCATCAGCAAACAAAATAGTCCTGCAAAGGCACCTGACTTTGACTGGATTTCAGGAAACTGGCAGCGAATAAATGAAGAAAAGGGTAAAACAACATTAGAAAGCTGGGAAAAATTAAATGACTCTGCATACCACGGTATTGGATTTACATTACGAGATAAAGACACCATCAGTCAGGAACAAATGCAACTTATAAAAACAAATGGGAATTGGAGTTTATTAGTAAAAGCTCCTGAAGAAAAAGAGTTTACAAAGTTTAGAGTATCAGATATAGGTACAGATTCATTTACATGCAAAAACGATTCCCTGAGTTTTCCAAAACAGATAAAATACTGGAAAAACGGAGAAAATCTCCATGCATTAGTATCAGGAGACAGCCTCATACTGTCATTTGAATTTGAAAGACTTTAA
- a CDS encoding TolC family protein codes for MKKISNILIMTLLLLTGSIPLLAQKKALSLQEALTMAREGNKILQVQLLEEKNVTEQIQENKGRMMPEISAGVAYSYYFDRQNIFLPGSFAGTSKSVQDVAVGGKNTFNGFVSLYQPILDPASHRLIKASVINEKIQSEKTEDIMSRVALGVSRRYLDILMMERQLILLEQSHERNVKALKDSRVLLAQGRGLKSDTLRSFIAVENLRSSVSYLKNNIEVSGMELKRLIGLDELLELELTDELESNVKENETKFLTVSEALDIAQTNRNDLNVQQLAIDLQEQKLSVTKAELLPKLAVTGQYQVQAQSDNLKFKNYAWPRTSFLGLQLTVPIFNGGRSKSRISQARILAQQEQIRLNDLKDEVKTTLASIISKWKEASSQLEIQVTTVQSAGLNHQMTEDRFKNGLGSRLELTDAELALTQAKINYLQAVYNLRILYTELQHALGLLSL; via the coding sequence ATGAAAAAAATATCAAATATACTTATAATGACGCTATTGCTACTCACAGGCAGCATACCCTTACTTGCTCAGAAAAAAGCGCTGTCTCTTCAGGAAGCTCTGACGATGGCAAGAGAGGGAAATAAAATACTACAGGTGCAGCTACTGGAAGAGAAGAACGTCACGGAACAAATACAGGAAAATAAAGGGCGGATGATGCCCGAGATTTCAGCAGGAGTAGCCTATTCATACTATTTTGACCGTCAGAATATCTTTCTTCCAGGTTCATTTGCCGGAACAAGTAAATCTGTACAGGATGTTGCTGTGGGAGGAAAAAATACTTTTAACGGATTTGTATCTCTCTACCAGCCTATTCTGGATCCGGCTTCACACAGATTGATCAAAGCATCGGTAATCAATGAAAAGATTCAGTCGGAAAAGACTGAGGATATAATGAGCCGGGTTGCACTTGGAGTTTCGAGACGTTACTTGGATATATTGATGATGGAGCGTCAGCTCATTCTTTTGGAACAAAGCCATGAACGCAATGTGAAAGCACTGAAAGATTCTCGTGTATTGCTGGCACAGGGCAGAGGTCTGAAGTCAGATACGCTACGTAGTTTTATAGCCGTAGAAAACCTAAGATCTTCAGTTTCATACCTTAAAAACAATATTGAAGTCTCTGGCATGGAACTTAAAAGACTGATCGGTCTGGATGAACTACTGGAACTGGAGCTGACTGATGAATTGGAATCAAATGTGAAGGAAAACGAAACGAAGTTTCTGACTGTCAGCGAAGCATTAGATATTGCCCAAACCAACCGAAATGATCTGAATGTGCAGCAACTTGCCATAGATCTGCAAGAGCAGAAACTATCAGTTACCAAAGCCGAATTACTGCCCAAACTCGCAGTGACCGGACAATATCAGGTACAGGCACAGTCGGATAATCTGAAATTTAAGAATTATGCATGGCCCAGAACTTCTTTCCTGGGATTACAATTGACTGTGCCAATTTTTAACGGAGGTCGTAGTAAATCCAGAATCAGTCAGGCCCGAATACTGGCTCAACAGGAACAGATACGGCTCAATGACTTGAAGGACGAGGTGAAAACTACACTTGCAAGTATTATTAGTAAATGGAAAGAAGCCTCTTCTCAGTTAGAAATTCAGGTAACAACGGTACAGTCAGCCGGATTAAACCATCAGATGACGGAAGACCGTTTTAAAAACGGGTTAGGATCCCGCCTGGAACTGACAGATGCTGAGCTTGCACTCACACAGGCTAAAATTAATTATCTGCAGGCCGTCTATAATCTGCGTATATTGTATACGGAGCTACAACATGCGTTGGGATTGCTAAGTCTATAA
- a CDS encoding efflux RND transporter permease subunit, with amino-acid sequence MSIASLSIKKPVLAGVFSLLIVILGIVGWKQLGIREFPLTEPPVISVVTFYPGASPDVIASKLTRPMEESIAEANGIRTISSESREQVSVISIEFNREIDIEDALNDVRDKVSKARKQLPADVDPPIVQKASSPDNLVAFLEVESDTKDIKEVSHIASTVIKDRVQSIPGINNVAIVGEHKYAMRLRFDPIKLAAHKLTPEDIRQALLRENIDVPSGRVEGSNSELSIRTLGRLTTVSDFQDMIVQQTGNTVIRLKDVGSAELGEMNERNAIINETDNLNRVGVGVAIQIQRGANALEVVDEFFKRLEQLRKDIPEDYRLVVGFDFTRSVRESIKEVEETLFIAFGLVVIIIFLFLRDWRSTIIPVIAIPVSILSAFFIMYISGFSINVLTLLGLVLAIGLVVDDAIVVLENIYKKIEEGMPPVQAAFKGSKEIYFAVISTTITLAAVFLPIVFMGGISGQLFKEFAIVVSGSVLVSAFVALTLTPMLSAYFLKKKEGPGWFYRITEPFFVSMNNGYARLLTVFMRVRWMAWIFLILTTGLIYFVGKKLPSELAPIEDRSNMNLIAIAPEGASFDYMKKHMIEVGKYVNDSTDGLYQTYSMVAISFIPAPAPVNIASQSIFLKDPKERKASIQDLYNQYEAASGNFRGFLLFPYLPPTIGTRFGGGMPVQFVLQAQDLDTLTAVLPKFLNAVRQSKKLMFADADLKINKPEIKINVDRQKAALMGVSIEEVVRTLQLSLSGLRYAYFLRNDRQYEVIGQIKREMRNDITDLNSIHVRSNTGQLIPLNSLITTEEAVSPAAIYRYDQFTSATVSAAPVPGVSLAEGIEEMERIKTEVLGENFKTSLAGQSRDYRESQGNIAFTLILALVIIYMILAAQFESLRDPLTIMLTVPMAVTGAVLSLHWFGHSLNVFSQIGIITLVGLITKNGILIVEFANHLKDTGLSKYEAAIQAAEQRFRPILMTSLAMIFGALPIALTANSRQSLGIVIAGGLVFSGILTLFIIPAVYSYLSSNRRRKEVIELDETEMAIVDNNNV; translated from the coding sequence ATGAGTATAGCATCTTTAAGCATAAAAAAACCGGTTTTAGCTGGTGTATTTTCCCTTCTTATTGTCATTTTAGGTATTGTTGGATGGAAACAATTAGGGATTCGGGAATTCCCTCTCACAGAACCGCCCGTCATCTCCGTTGTCACTTTTTATCCCGGAGCAAGTCCCGACGTGATTGCTTCCAAACTGACCCGTCCTATGGAAGAATCCATTGCCGAAGCAAACGGAATACGTACCATTTCCTCTGAATCCAGAGAACAGGTAAGTGTTATTTCAATAGAGTTTAACCGTGAAATAGATATAGAAGATGCACTGAACGATGTCAGAGATAAAGTATCCAAAGCTCGGAAACAGCTTCCGGCTGATGTAGACCCTCCCATTGTACAGAAAGCATCCTCACCCGATAACCTTGTAGCCTTTCTCGAAGTAGAAAGTGATACCAAAGATATAAAAGAAGTAAGCCATATTGCTTCTACTGTTATCAAAGACCGCGTACAATCCATTCCAGGCATCAACAACGTAGCCATTGTAGGAGAACATAAATATGCCATGCGGCTACGCTTTGACCCGATTAAACTGGCAGCTCATAAGCTAACTCCGGAAGATATCCGACAGGCACTGCTTAGGGAAAATATAGATGTACCGTCAGGACGCGTAGAAGGAAGCAATAGTGAACTCAGTATAAGAACACTGGGCAGACTGACAACTGTAAGTGATTTTCAAGATATGATCGTACAACAAACCGGAAACACAGTCATACGTCTGAAAGATGTAGGGTCGGCCGAATTAGGAGAAATGAATGAGCGTAACGCCATTATAAATGAAACGGATAACCTCAACCGGGTCGGTGTCGGTGTAGCTATACAGATACAACGGGGGGCGAATGCCCTCGAGGTGGTAGATGAGTTTTTCAAACGGCTTGAGCAACTACGAAAAGATATTCCAGAGGATTATCGTCTGGTTGTCGGGTTTGATTTTACACGTTCTGTCCGCGAATCGATCAAAGAAGTTGAAGAGACCCTTTTTATTGCCTTTGGTCTGGTGGTCATCATTATTTTCCTGTTTCTCCGCGACTGGCGTTCGACTATCATTCCGGTTATTGCCATTCCGGTATCTATTTTATCTGCATTTTTCATTATGTATATTTCAGGCTTCTCTATAAATGTTCTGACTCTTCTGGGACTTGTGCTTGCTATAGGGCTGGTAGTGGATGATGCCATTGTGGTTCTCGAAAATATTTATAAAAAAATAGAAGAAGGGATGCCTCCCGTACAGGCCGCTTTTAAAGGCTCCAAAGAAATTTATTTCGCTGTAATCTCCACCACTATTACATTGGCAGCTGTATTCTTACCTATCGTCTTCATGGGAGGTATCAGTGGGCAGCTCTTTAAAGAATTTGCCATCGTTGTATCTGGTTCAGTGCTGGTATCAGCATTTGTGGCCCTTACCCTGACGCCTATGCTGAGTGCTTATTTTTTGAAAAAGAAAGAAGGACCAGGATGGTTTTATCGCATAACAGAACCCTTCTTTGTAAGTATGAACAATGGATATGCCCGATTGCTGACTGTTTTTATGCGGGTTCGCTGGATGGCATGGATATTTCTTATTCTCACTACGGGACTTATCTATTTTGTCGGTAAAAAACTACCTTCTGAACTTGCACCAATAGAAGACCGCTCTAATATGAACCTTATTGCTATCGCTCCAGAAGGTGCCTCTTTCGATTATATGAAAAAACATATGATAGAAGTAGGCAAATACGTAAACGATTCTACCGATGGCTTATATCAGACTTACTCTATGGTAGCCATCTCTTTCATCCCAGCTCCAGCTCCTGTCAATATAGCTTCGCAGAGTATCTTCCTAAAGGATCCGAAAGAAAGGAAAGCCAGCATACAGGATTTGTATAATCAATATGAAGCAGCTTCAGGTAATTTTAGGGGATTTTTATTATTTCCATACCTGCCCCCCACTATTGGAACGCGGTTCGGTGGAGGTATGCCTGTACAGTTTGTATTACAGGCTCAGGATTTAGACACTCTTACTGCTGTACTTCCTAAGTTTCTGAATGCTGTACGTCAGAGTAAAAAACTGATGTTTGCCGATGCTGATTTGAAAATAAACAAACCCGAAATAAAAATAAACGTTGACAGGCAAAAAGCAGCCCTGATGGGTGTTTCGATAGAAGAAGTAGTTCGTACTTTGCAGCTATCACTCTCAGGATTGCGCTACGCATATTTCCTGCGCAACGACAGACAATATGAAGTTATCGGACAGATAAAACGCGAAATGCGGAATGATATCACAGATCTCAATTCCATTCATGTGCGCTCCAATACAGGACAACTCATCCCGTTGAACAGCCTCATTACTACCGAGGAAGCCGTAAGCCCGGCAGCTATATACCGCTATGATCAGTTTACCTCTGCCACGGTATCAGCAGCTCCCGTTCCGGGTGTGAGCCTTGCTGAAGGAATTGAAGAAATGGAACGTATTAAAACCGAGGTGTTGGGCGAAAACTTCAAAACGTCATTAGCCGGCCAGTCTCGTGATTATAGAGAAAGTCAGGGTAATATAGCTTTCACACTAATTCTCGCTCTGGTAATTATCTACATGATTCTGGCCGCACAATTTGAGAGTCTGCGTGATCCGCTGACCATTATGCTTACCGTACCGATGGCGGTGACAGGCGCTGTCCTCAGCCTCCATTGGTTCGGTCATAGCCTTAATGTATTCAGTCAGATTGGAATCATTACGCTTGTCGGACTCATTACCAAAAACGGAATTCTGATTGTGGAATTTGCCAATCATCTCAAAGATACAGGATTGTCCAAATATGAGGCAGCAATACAAGCCGCTGAACAGCGGTTTCGTCCTATTCTGATGACTTCCCTGGCCATGATATTCGGCGCATTACCTATCGCACTAACAGCTAACAGCCGTCAGTCTCTGGGTATTGTTATCGCAGGCGGACTTGTATTTTCAGGCATACTTACCTTATTTATTATTCCGGCAGTATATTCTTATTTATCCAGTAATAGACGCAGAAAAGAAGTAATAGAACTGGATGAAACTGAAATGGCAATTGTTGATAATAACAATGTATAA
- a CDS encoding efflux RND transporter periplasmic adaptor subunit, producing the protein MFYKYSTHKLGILVSLLSILFTACESKPKKEEAAAPAAAGKLPVDVIVAQEQELDQQEIFVGTLMPYREIAVVSETAQKITKVAFKDGSYVSQGAVLYTLNDSDIRSQIRKVDAELKFARLTKDRMTNLLKTETVKQQEYDEALMRLSSLEAQQEYLRTELAKTVICAPFSGKVGITKVHLGAYVSPGTLLVDLQDQSNLKINFRLPERYLPLIKTGTAIQFSTGLSEEQYNASITATEPELDAEGRSLQVQAIIRNNGEKFRAGQSVRVYFSTEQKGKTGVMIPTEALMPGEKGYNAFVIKGGVAKPVPVLVSNRTEAEAIITSGIQSGDSVVVSNMLRVADGTPVQAVVKK; encoded by the coding sequence ATGTTTTACAAATACAGTACACACAAATTAGGAATATTAGTTTCCCTGTTAAGCATTCTGTTCACGGCATGTGAAAGCAAACCTAAAAAAGAAGAAGCTGCTGCTCCGGCTGCTGCAGGCAAGTTGCCTGTAGACGTAATTGTTGCACAGGAGCAGGAACTCGATCAGCAGGAAATCTTTGTTGGTACCCTGATGCCTTATCGCGAGATTGCAGTTGTAAGTGAAACTGCACAAAAGATAACCAAAGTAGCCTTTAAAGACGGTAGCTATGTCAGTCAGGGAGCGGTGCTTTATACACTCAATGACTCTGATATCAGATCGCAAATCAGAAAGGTAGATGCAGAGCTCAAATTCGCCCGGCTAACTAAAGACCGGATGACCAATCTTCTGAAGACAGAAACTGTAAAACAACAGGAATACGACGAAGCGCTGATGCGACTTAGTTCACTTGAAGCACAACAGGAATATCTGCGCACAGAATTGGCAAAAACCGTGATCTGTGCGCCATTTTCTGGTAAAGTGGGTATTACTAAAGTACATTTAGGAGCCTACGTATCACCAGGGACACTTTTGGTAGATCTACAGGACCAAAGCAACCTGAAGATAAATTTTAGACTCCCTGAAAGATATCTGCCATTGATAAAAACAGGAACAGCTATTCAATTCAGTACGGGATTGTCGGAAGAGCAATACAATGCCAGTATTACTGCTACCGAACCGGAACTGGATGCAGAAGGTAGAAGCCTGCAGGTACAGGCTATTATCCGTAATAACGGGGAGAAATTCCGTGCAGGACAATCCGTCAGGGTATATTTTAGTACTGAACAAAAGGGTAAGACAGGTGTCATGATTCCTACTGAGGCATTGATGCCCGGAGAGAAAGGATATAATGCATTTGTAATAAAGGGTGGTGTAGCCAAACCGGTCCCCGTACTTGTAAGCAACAGAACTGAAGCAGAAGCCATTATTACCTCTGGCATACAATCCGGTGACAGCGTTGTGGTCTCCAATATGCTACGTGTCGCTGATGGTACACCGGTACAGGCTGTCGTAAAAAAATAA